accacctccttgtttctacactcactgtccattttatcagctccactgaccatatagaagcactttgtagttctacaattactgactgtagtccatctgtttctccacgcacctttttagcctgctttcaccctgttcttcaatggtcaggacccccataggaccaccacagagcaggtattatttaggtgttggatcattctcagcactgcagtgacactgacatggtggtgtgttagtgtgtgttgtgctggtataagtggatcagacacagcagcgcttctggagtttttaaataccgtgtccacttactgtccactctattagacactcctacctagttggtccaccttgtagatgtaaagtcagagacgatcgctcatctattgctgctgtttgagttggtcatcttctagaccttaaagaGTGGTCAcgggacactgcccatggggctattctcagtccagcagtgacagtgaggtgtttaaaaactccattagcattgctgtgtctgatccactcataccagcacaacacacactaacacaccaccaccatgtcagtgtcactgcagtgatccaccacccaaataatacctgctctgtggtggtcctgtgggggtccattgaagaacagcgtgaaagggggctaacaaagcatgtagagaaatagatggactactgtaTGTCTTTGTATACTATATACTTGTCATACTGTCTCTTAAAACACTCGATAAAAACGATACAACAGCAATTCAACGTTAATCGTCCAGTTTCTCAGAAGAATCACTCTTTCTTTTGCACAATAACAGTGAGCACAGCCAATCAGAAcaaaggacacacacacagactccgCCCACTCCTGCATCAGCCTGCCTCCGAAACGCTCACCCGCATATAATAGTGAGCCTGGCTGACCCACTAAACACAGCACACTCCAACACGCACGCGctgagcagagagagagagagagagagagagcgagagcgagagCGAGCGAGCGCGAGAGCGAGAGCGAGCGAGCGATAAGAGTGCTATGAAGATCAAGCTTTACGGAATATAAAGCCGAATCTCACGGATCATTACTGACCTCCTGCAAACCACAGTTGATTTACCGCGCCTTCGGGAAATTACTGCATAGCCAAGGTAAGTGTGCACATTACTGCCTGCAGAGACGGCGTGCTGCTTCAGGACATGAGGAGCAGATCTTTTGTTCCTCCTGTTCACTTTGCTCTGTGCTCCTTGCTGCTGAGTTGCATTTGCGGTTTGGGAATTAAAAATGCTATTTCACAATACTAGTGGGATTTAAACATTCGTGCACggttataatgtatatatttcatTGTCTGCAGAACAGCACAGGTCAGGTCGGGTAACTGTTTCCTTTGTGTTGCCTCTTTTTCTATGCAGAATGATTTACCCAGTTTATGGATCACTGCCAAACCAAACGTATATAGCGTAGTCCGTGTTGTCATGGCATATAAATATTAGGTCAGTTCACGTCAGTGGTTTGGATTTGCATTGTTGAGAGGTTGTGTTTAAATAGCAGTCATGGGTAACCAGGTGAAGATAGACACTATGCACACAAAGTGTTCTCTAGATTAAGTTAAGGGTAACCAGTGCACTGACCATGTAAGCTGCAGTATGGTACTTTTTGGATTTGGAGACCTACACATTTTAGAAATACATGGGAAATGTATGGATATGGGGTAAATGTGGGTTGTATGGATGGTGTCTACCAGGATTAAGTAAGTTACCCTGACCTGCAGTTAAAGATATTTtatatccgatacacaatctctattcatattctatatatatatatatacatatacatatacatatatacatatatacatatacatatacacatatatatatatatatatatattatatatatacccaTAACTGATACATTGTAGATACTTATAACTATAACATCCTTATctctatatttattcttatatatctgtatatattgtttataagaatagatacactactGCTTTTATCACATGTACCAGATACACAATTTGCACATGCTGTTTTTCTGTTGCATACCATATGCTGTTTTAATGcaccttacttacttacttaccttattttgtatttgttttctcTTCTTTGTTAAACTACTTGagaccaataatttccttcgggatagataaagtatctatctatctatcaaaactTGTATCCCTACtgtagtttacatttacattttctgcatttagcagacgcttttatccaaagtgacttacagtatgatgacagtatacaatctgagcaattgagggttaaggtccttgctcaagggaccaacagtagcaacctggcagtggtggggcttgaaccagcgactttctggttactagtccagtaccctaaccactaggctacggcttaccCGACTAGTTTTGGACCTTGTAGTTCAAATCTATGAAACGTTTACCTATATTGTTTGACTTGTAACCAAACCGATTACTGTAAACCCTATTTAAAGTGTGAAGAACTCTTTCAGGGTTTGTCACAGTCATATACTCTGTTATATCTCTGGAAGCACAAAGAAACCCATGATAAACCCATGACAAACCCATGTCTGGTTTTAGTGAACACTGCTTTGGTGTTTTCATTTTCTTGTCATGCTTGGTTCACAGTGGTCAGTTAATACCCTCTAGTGGGTAGTGATTTGTAAGAGTAAAAGAGCTGCTCGTTCAAACTGTATCTAAATCTAATTCAATATTCTTTTCAACAAAGGAAGAAGCCATGGCAGAACACATGATGATGCCCATGAGTCACGGCCAGACAAACAGTGGGCTGCACGGCTACCGGATGGGCATGACCGGCCAGCAGCACCCTTCCCAGGCTGGTCTTAGAGCCATGCCCAATGGACAGATGATGCACTATGGACCTCAGGGAGGCATGCAGCGACCCAACATGGTGATGAATGGCCAGATGAATGGAGGAGGATTGGGCCACCATCAAATGCAGTCCAACATGATGTACAGCAACCAGGGCCAGCAGCACCAACAGCATCACATGCACCAGCACCAGCAACATCAAggccagcagcagcaacaacaacaacaacagcaacaacaacagcaacaacaacagcaacaacaacagcaacaacaacagcaacaacaacagcaacaacaacagcaacaacaacagcagcagcagcagcagcagtacaTGACTGGAGGTCTGAACACCCAGCAGCTCATGGCCAGCATGCACTTGCAGAAACTCAACACACAGTACCATGGGCATCCTCTTGGTGCCATGAATGGACACCATGTTGGAAATGGAGCTCAGTTCAGAATGGGACCAGCTCAGTTGGCCAATGTTCAACACATGGGCGGCTCAACACTGGGCCTTAACGGCATGGATGTTGATCTGATTGACGAGGAGGTTCTTACAGCATTGGTTATGGAGCTAGGTCTGGATAGAGTTCAGGAGCTGCCAGAATTATTTTTGGGACAAAATGAATTTGATTTTCTTCCGGACTTCGTCAGCAAACAACAGCCCAGCACTGTCAGCTGTTGAGACATGGGCAGTGAGGCCCCAAACGGGCAGACATGCAGTAAGGTGATAATTGCCTTGTTTATAGTCTTGAAGAGGACCGTCTCTTAAGAGCTAAGAAGAACAGGCAGATGTTTCTCTGGTCCACTGCTGGAAAGAGTGGTGGAGCTTTAGCCAGAGTTATAGGGACGGGGAGGTGGATACTACTCCTGCGTCCTTTAGACATGAATGTAACAATGTTGCTAAACTATGAGCTTGGTCTAAGGCACCTCTAGTCCTCATAGCAGCTTTGCATTCACTTGTAACTTATTTATGGTCTGTCTGCCTTTGTTAAGAAAAGTCCAGTGTCGCAGGAAGTCCTGCTGCAGTTTAGACTTGGGGGATGGGAGCTGGATTCATGAAATTTGTAACAAAGAttttatggtcttgtcttgAATTAAGAAGTTATAATGAAATGGTCAACTGCAGTACCAACTAGATCTTTCAGCTATGTGTGTACTCTACATATGCCAAGCATAGATGCCATTCAATATCTGCTGTGGTTTATGCCATCCCAGTTGTCCTATTTGAGCTGTAGAACTGCCTTAAATCacacagcttttatttattttctttttttgagaTGTTTTTCGATTAAAGAAGGTTATATGTATGACTTGGCTTTTTTAGTTACTCACATTGGTCAATTTTGACCTAGTTTTAATTATCTCTGAATTAACTGGAACAGAGAATGCTGCTGAAGTCAATAAATGGGCCATAGGTTGCCATCTTGTATACTTTGTGGTAGTGTGatcttattcatttttttttcagtcaAGGCAGGGGTTTTAAAACCAGTATCTACACAAAAGGAAAGCACATGCCATAAATGCTAGTTTTTTGCAGTCAGTTATACTACCAAACACTGATTATTAGCCACTAGTGTGCATAGATCTAGCATGCTATTATGATGATCATTTAAACATGAGGGTCTTTTAGTCAACCAAGGTTCCTGATGCACATTGTTAAGCGGGTCATTGCAATTGTATCTTTATTCTTTTCAAATGCTTTGAAAGTGGTTATTGTGTGCTGGGTGTGGGGGAAGGTTGGTGCGAACAGTCCAGGTTAATCTGTGCTTACCTTAACTACACAGGCTCTCTCCATGCCTGCAGGTTTTATGTCTAAGAACATGTGCTCCGTTTATGGATGCATCCTGCTTGCCCCCTTGAGGGGGTTGAAATAGCGAGCTTTTAACGCTTCATTGTCATTTCCTGCTTTTCAGAAGGAAATAAGGGACCAAACAGCAGGGCAGAGGTTATGTAGATGGCTACACAGAACATGCTTCTCCAAGGAAATCATAGGCAAATGGAATATGCTGTTATGTGCTTGAGGGTTTAACTGTAATGCAGtcatactgtacatgtacagtaATCTTACCAAGGTCATTTACCAATCCCTGATTTGACTATTTTATTCTACAATGGCTATTAGAGGCTAAAATGACCCTGATGGCTGCTTAGATATCAGGGTGGATACATGTCAGTCTGCTTTTCTTGCTGTTGTGTaaagaaaaatgtatttattttaaacaataaactattttatttatggaaaACCTTTGTTCGATGTtctattatttaaacatttacttgGTGTTATAATTAGGGCTGACACCAATCCGATACTCGGTAtctgtatcggtccgatattggcccaaatcactggatcggatatcggaaggaaaaaaaacgtgtaatccgatccgatactcttgCTTAATGTAAGTTAACACttgatgtaaataaggccattttTTGTGTGCAAAGGaaataacacacaaatatacagtatgttccaacagagtgctgtttattgccactcacgtttgatgacatcattaacatgtgccactgatctacaactcatccgcaacagccattcagaaattaaaacacactgatctacttaaacttttagcattttaaaaaataatctactactgccacatctaaaaatactgtttaaacacaataaaaattactttataaatgataaatcgctcacctgagataaagaacctatcttgtcccggcttggagatatctcacatccacaacgattaatccattagtgttataaaataaaacgaACTACACTGTTTCCCGTTTTCTTCTTCAATATCCAGCAGGGATTTTTAATAAGtgtgctttggtttttaataatctaaaaacgtgacagaactttagcagaaaatatcagctctgcatcaattctaattggtccatcgcgtttgattgacatccacatcttccaattgtagacacttttgttaaacgagccaaatgctgctaaatgttctgtgtgtaaaagtgaaaataaaaacagcagttttgcataagtgtgatgttgtaggttctgtatttatttcttcagaatatttgtttcacactCTGAGCATTGTtgtttagatagctagtttaaccatggttcattgagacatgtattattactgcttagttgtttgagaggagaaatgacagtataggattggtatcggtatcagcagatactcgatttgcagtatcggtatcagtaacagacataaaaaagtggtatcgagccagccctagttataATCGACTGCAATCTGGGTTGGTAATTTTGTGTACACAATAATTAAATTCCTGAGCTTGTCACCTGGCCTTTGAATTAAATGATGGGGGTTTTCTATACATTGCTGCATCACCAATTTCTGAACCTTCTGGGGAATTCAGCTGGCTTTGCTTTGCTAGCTCTGCAATTTCAAACTTGGAGATAAGtcagttttgtgtttgtgtgtgaggccAAGTTGTGATTAAGAAGGCTGAGCTGTGTAAcggctctttttttttcttttgctgcAAGATGACCTGCACAGACCACAAAATGTCTGCTAGATGACATGGGTGTGAAAATGTTATTACACTTTTGTGGCACAAGTTATTACTAGACATCTAGCTGTGCAGAATAAATATATTGTAAAAGGTTACTATTATAATATGTAGGAGCATGGATTggagttttattgtttttgtgcaTAGATTAATGTGGGAtagggccagtggtagctcagtggttaaggtactggactagtaaacagaaggttgccggttcaagccctgccaccaccaagttgccactgttgggtccctgagcaaggcccttaaccctcaattgctcatcgtgttcagctcattgtgtaagtcgctttggataaaagcgtctgctaaatgctaaatgctgaaaatgtaaatgtaaatggatgtTTTAAAAACCCTACAGACACATATGTGGTGTCTGGGCTTTTCAGATTTTAGCAAAATTGTTGCGGGGGAAAAAACAGAATTACAAATCTGTGGTGTAGATAATGCCCATAGTGTAGAACAGCATGTAATAATGGCTTAGtcttattatattaaaacaacaaaGCAAGCATGTGACCTGCAGCTAGCTAACAGCGTTTTTCCCTTTTACGACCCCAAGGCTGTGCGTCACCTTCATTATCTGCTGCAAAACCATGCCATCTGTTTAACCAtttaaaatcagtaaataagCATAAATCAATTGAGCAagtaatttgttatttttttcatatattgtttttatacattttctcccttttagcgcatccaattgccccattgcatcatgcttcctctccaccaatgccgatccccgctctgactcaggagaacaaagctaacccatgccccctccgacacgtgagcagcagttgtatgcattttatcaccaacactttgacgagtgcgatgcggatcagccctgtgtacggagagacacaccctgacagcactcttttcccatctctgtgcaggtgccatcaatcattatcagaggtcgtaattgcattagttattagagagtccctatccggcttaatatcccacccctatctgaacaacaggccagtcatTGTTCACGTGGTTGCTCAGctcagccggtaggcagagctgagactctatacgatgtattcgagaccccagctctggttccaggtcatttatataattaaatatgaatGGGGAATTACAGTATATTCATGTTTAAATTGATGTATGagcatttaattaatttatcggAAAGTATATTAGATAGTTTATAGTGTTCCCTAACTTTAGCCTAGTTATTAGCTGCTCCATGTAGCTAACTGCTAAAAACACCCTGGTTCAGAATTAAAGTCTTGCTTTACATgctacaccatatggccaagtGTATGTGGACGTAAACTCATTTAGTAATGTATTTCATTGTAGCTAAAGATGACAAAATATTCTTGAAAACCCCCATTCTAAGTTAAACTCAATCAAAAAGCTAAGAGACTGATGATACAACAGCTAATACCTTTGTCACAGGTATGCAGGAGTTAAAACACCAAAGCTAGCATGTGCTCTATCTAGCTAACAGCACTTTTCCCTTCTTAACCTTCATAATTGTAATATTTTCTTTGGTTATGTTagatttttcacctcattagaTACCATGTAAACTGATAATGTGGTAGTTCACTTTTTATGTAGTAGTTCATAGGTTTGAAGTGACTccctgtgtcatttcaaatgtgtttgtttatacaTGTGTGGGTTGGGGGTTCCCCATCAGTTATTGATGCCAGGAATGTTTAAGAATGGCAGGAAaccccatcccccccccccccccacacacacacaggtaaattCGGTCCTTCTGTCTatgttcaattcatggctaTAGCTTTGGggctatatttataattatttgtttacaaTGATCTTTACATGTTAGCACAAAGTTCAAatgtttcttccattttctcttAGATGTGCAGCTGTAAAGCATCAAAGCATAACACAATGTAGAGGATGCAAAATACACTATTTACAAAAATGAACACTTAGAAGCTGACATTTTACTGCCAACCTCTTCCATCTGTCTGCATGAATTTAAGCTTTATACTGTATAGATTTAGCACAGATCCTTTCACAAGAACATTTtccttgttttatttatttgaaaaccATGCATGAGTAAATTATGAGTAAATGTGTGCAGGGCTTGCGAATTAACAAGGCCATTTGCTGTTATAAAATccgtattatatatatataatatatatattcctctccaccaatgccgatccctgctcttattgaggagaacgaagctaacccacaccccctccgacacgtgggcagcatgccgtatgcatcttatcacctacacgttgacgagtgcagcgcagctcagcactgtgtacggagagacacaccctgagagcactcttttctcatctctgtgcaggcgccatcaatcagccagcagaggtcataattgcattagttatgagagagaatgccgatccctgctctgattgaggagaacgaagcaaaccacgccccctccgacaagcgggcagcatgccgtatgcatcttatcacctacaatttgacgagtgcagcgcagctcagcactgtgtacatcagttatgagagagagaccctattcAGCtcagtcccacccatatctgaacaacaggccaatcgttgttcatgcggccgCTCATCctagccgagattcgatacaatgtatttgagatcccagctctggttccagcgtgtgtttttaccgctgcgccacctgagcggcataaaaTACGTATTTTTAAACTGGTGGTAC
This DNA window, taken from Trichomycterus rosablanca isolate fTriRos1 chromosome 3, fTriRos1.hap1, whole genome shotgun sequence, encodes the following:
- the cited4b gene encoding cbp/p300-interacting transactivator 4b — its product is MAEHMMMPMSHGQTNSGLHGYRMGMTGQQHPSQAGLRAMPNGQMMHYGPQGGMQRPNMVMNGQMNGGGLGHHQMQSNMMYSNQGQQHQQHHMHQHQQHQGQQQQQQQQQQQQQQQQQQQQQQQQQQQQQQQQQQQQQQQQQQQYMTGGLNTQQLMASMHLQKLNTQYHGHPLGAMNGHHVGNGAQFRMGPAQLANVQHMGGSTLGLNGMDVDLIDEEVLTALVMELGLDRVQELPELFLGQNEFDFLPDFVSKQQPSTVSC